The following DNA comes from Desulfobaculum xiamenense.
ACCGCGGTCATCCTGCTCGACGTGGTCATGGAAACCAATCAGGCCGGGCTGGAGTTCGTCCGCTTCATTCGCGAGGAGGTCAGGGATAGGCGCGTACGGATCATTCTGCGCACCGGACAGCCCGGCCATGCGCCGGAGCGCGAGGTGGTCGATCAGTATGACATCAACGACTACAAGCAGAAGACGGAACTGACCGCGGAGCGGCTCTACACCACGATCATCGGGGCCGTGCGTTCCTACAAGGACCTCGTGACCATCGAACGGAGCATGCGCGGGCTGGAGCGAGTGATCGCATCGTCCGGGCGGCTACTCATGCAGCGCGACGCCGAGGAGTTCTGCCGCGAGTGGCTGGAGGAATTTCGAGGTCTTGTCCGGCAGGAGTGCAACACAGGGCGGGAGTGCACGGCATCGGGCTTTGCCGCGTCCGGTTCGGGAGAGAACATGAGCGTTGTCGCCGGGATCGGCGGCTATGAGCGGATGCTCGGCGCATCCGTGGGAGAGGCAGCGCCGGAGGCCATGCCCATGCTGGCCGGGGCGGAGGGCAATGGCGGCTGGTTCTGCGAAGGAAACGCCTTTGCCGCGCGTTTTACCGGCAAGAGCGACACAGCAAACTACATCTACCTACGCTGCTGTCGCCCCCTCGAAGCGCTCGAAGACAGGCTCCTGCGGATTCTTGGGGCCAACGCGGGCACCGCGCTCGACAATATCCTGCTCAATCGCGAGATCATCAGCACCCAGAAGGAACTCATCTTCACCCTTGGCGACGTGGTGGAGAGCCGTTCCCACGAGACGGCGAATCATGTTCGCCGGGTGGCCGAGTATTCGCGTTTTCTGGCGCTGGCCTATGGACTCGATGAGAAGGAGGCCGAACTCCTGCGGCTCGCCTCGCCCATGCACGACGTCGGCAAGATCGGGATTCCGGATGCGATACTGCTCAAGCCGGGCCGACTGACCACGGAGGAGTTCGAGGTCATGAAGAGCCATACCGTGCTCGGCTATCAGATACTTCGCAGTTCGAGCCGCAAGATCATCCGTTCGGCGGCCGTGGTGGCTTTGCAGCATCATGAGCGCTGGGACGGGAAGGGATATCCCGAAGGACTCAAGGGGGAGGACATACACGTCTTCGGGCGCATCACGGCCATAACCGACGTGTTCGACGCTCTTGCCACGCCGCGCGTGTACAAGGCGGCATGGGATCTGGAACGCATCGTGGAGCTTGTGCGTCACGAGCGGGGTGGGCTTTTCGAACCTGCGTTGGCGGATCTGCTGCTGGGGAATCTGGATGACATCCTCAAGATTCGAGACGCCTATCCGGACGAGGGATAGGAACCGCCCGCAGTCCACCCGCGGCGTCTGCCGCGTGGCGGGACATTCGCTATGCCGCATCGCACTGGCGCTCGGCTGTCTTGTCCTCGTGTGCGGGATTCTCGGTTCCGGGCGGGTGTGTGCCGCACCCGACGATGTCGGCCCGCCGGTGCGGCTGGCGTTCATGGAAGCTCGTCCCTACTATTTTCTGGGGGCGCGGGGCGAGGCGCGAGGCATTCTCGTCGATCTGTGGAAAATGGCCTCGGCCCGCAGCGGCCATGATGTCCGTTTCGAGATCGCGCCCATGAGTGAAGCCCTGAGGATGGTCGCCGAGGGCGAGGCGGACGTGCTGCCAGCCGTCGCGCGGACGCCATCGCGCGAAAGGTTGTTCGATTTCACCAGTCCCTTCGCCTCCATACGTATGTATGTCTATTCGCGCCCGGAGGTCTTTCCCGATGGCGCCCCCCAAACCATTGCCGAACTTGCCGGACATGATTTCGGCGTCGTCGCAGGAAATTTCGATTACGAGATGGCCGCTGATGCGGGAATGCTCGATGGTGCGACCATTTTCCCGACCTATGGGGAACTGTGTCTAGCATTGGCTCATGGCCGGGTCAGCGCCGCAGTCATGCCCGAGGCTCTGGCCTCCGTGTATTTGGCGTACGCCGGGGCCGGGGCGCAGGTGACGCTGTCGGATAATCCCGCGCTGACGGTCGAGGTGTGCGCCGCTGTGCACAAGGGAAACCGAAGGCTGCTCGAAACGGTGCAGGCCACCCTCGGTGGCGTTTCCGAGGAGGAACTTGCCGCCGTGTTTCGGGACTGGATGGGGGCCGCGCCGTTGGAGAAGCCCGAATCCGGGCAGTTCGACGAACTCGGGGGCGTGCGTGTGGCCTTGCCACGTGATTTGCCGCCATATTCCGTCGCGCGGGCGGGGGACAGGATGCGGGGGCTGCTGCCCGATCTGTGGCAGGCCTGGAGCGGTCACACGGGCGTTCGTGTG
Coding sequences within:
- a CDS encoding HD domain-containing phosphohydrolase, which translates into the protein MRDKNRNMVFAAEKAAATSDDPLWKLMIVDDEEEVHRVTRMVVRDFSFEGRGFECLSAYSAAQARELIREHPDTAVILLDVVMETNQAGLEFVRFIREEVRDRRVRIILRTGQPGHAPEREVVDQYDINDYKQKTELTAERLYTTIIGAVRSYKDLVTIERSMRGLERVIASSGRLLMQRDAEEFCREWLEEFRGLVRQECNTGRECTASGFAASGSGENMSVVAGIGGYERMLGASVGEAAPEAMPMLAGAEGNGGWFCEGNAFAARFTGKSDTANYIYLRCCRPLEALEDRLLRILGANAGTALDNILLNREIISTQKELIFTLGDVVESRSHETANHVRRVAEYSRFLALAYGLDEKEAELLRLASPMHDVGKIGIPDAILLKPGRLTTEEFEVMKSHTVLGYQILRSSSRKIIRSAAVVALQHHERWDGKGYPEGLKGEDIHVFGRITAITDVFDALATPRVYKAAWDLERIVELVRHERGGLFEPALADLLLGNLDDILKIRDAYPDEG